The segment TTAATAAGAATAACGATGTATTTTCTGGCTCTTTTACCTGGGAATGGAAAAACTGGATTAGCACAGTTAATGCACCTCTGGATAATCTAATCTTTAAGAACGATTCTCTTTTATTTGAATTAACACATGGAAACTTTAAGACTAATTTCAAATTACAAAAGAATAATGAAAAGTACACTTACAACGGTTTTTTCTATGTGGACGGGCGTCAAATAGGACCTGTAACTTTGAGTTGCTCCCCAATAAAACGCGATATGACCACTAGCCCAATTGTTGAAAAAACATATACGAGACAAGATACCTTAAGAGGCAAAATTACACCTGAAAGGGCATGGTGGAATTTAACACATTATGATTTAAAAATTGAATTGGATATCGAAAACAAGTACATTAAAGGTTCCAACATCATTACATACACAGTGCTAGAACCAAAAAAGTCCATGCAAATAGACTTACAAGAGCCTTTGAAAATCACTAAAGTCATTCAAGCTGGTAAATTGTTAACCTTTGCGAGAGAAGGAAATGCGTATTTCATCCAATTGAAAGAAAATCAGATAAAAGGATCTTCGCAAGAGATTGAAGTATTCTATGAAGGAAAGCCCAAGGAAGCACCAAGAGCGCCTTGGGATGGTGGCTTTTCGTGGGAAAAAGATGCGAATGGCAAACCTTTAGTCTTTACTTCATGTCAAGGTAACGGTGCGAGCTTGTGGTGGCCAAACAAAGACCACATGTACGATGAGCCCGATAATGGGATGACAATAAGCGTAACCGTTCCTGAGGAGCTGATGGCTGTTGCCAATGGCAAACTCACTACAACGAAAAAAATGGACAATGGAACAACTAAATATCAATGGACGGTAGTAAACCCTATCAATAGTTATGGTGTCGCTTTAAATGTCGCCGATTATGCGCATTTTTCAGACCCATATAAAGGAATAAAAGGAACACTAGAATGTGAGTATTATGTACTGCCAGAACATCTGGAAAAAGCCAAGATACAGTTTAAACAAGCACATTTAATGTTAGAGGCCTTTGAGTATTGGTTCGGCCCCTACCCCTTCTACGAGGACAGTTATAAAATAGTAGATGGCGTAGGAATGGAACATCAAAGTTCAGTTGGTTACTCTGGTGAATATATTGATGGGAATCGTGGTAGAGATATGTCAGGTTCTGGTTGGGGCTTGAAATTTGATTATTTAATTATTCACGAATCTGGTCATGAATGGTTTGCAAATAACATTACGTACAAAGACATGGCAGATATGTGGGTTCACGAAGGATTTACAACCTATTCTGAAGCCTTGTATGTGGAATATCATTATGGAAGAAAAGCTGGAGCAGAATATATTAAAGGTCTATCCAAACGTATCGCTAACGATATACCAATAATTGGAGATTATGATGTTAATGATATGGATTATACTGGAGATATTTATATTAAAGGCGCTACAGTTTTGCATACTTTAAGACAAGTGATTAATAATGATGAAAAGTGGAGGTCTATCCTAACTGGTTTAAATTCAGTATTCTACCACAAAACAGTGACCACCGCAGATATTGAAAATTATATTTCTAAACAGTCAGATTTAGACTTAAGCACATTCTTTGAGCAATACCTAAGAACTACAGATATACCAACATTAGAATACTTTTTTGAGGGTAACAAATTTGTTTATCGATGGATAAATGCCGTGCCCGGATTTAATATGCCCTTGAAAGTAAAACTAAATGACAAAAAGCAATGGATTAAACCGACCACCAATTGGACACATGAATTTACCCAAGAGAATAATAAAGAATTAATTATTGATTCTAATTTTTATGTGGCTGAGTTTAAGAATATGACAAATAAATAAAAGCGCACAACAACGTGTATCAATAATTGCTCGTTCTGTCTGTATTCGAAAAATCTTATACCCTACATTAGTCTACTTCGCCGAAGTAGTTTGGCTACAAGGGCTGAAAAACCTCTATTTTCTTGGGCGGATTTTTCTATTGGTTAATTTCCTTTTTACTAACTTAGTTCTCGCCAATGCAACTAGCAATACAAAAGACCATTGGCTAACATTAAAAACAATGGCGAAAAATATGAACAGCTGGAATTTTAAATTAAAAAAACGACCGAAAGAAGTTATTGAAGAACTAGCATCTGAACTTAATTCTATTGGAGGGTTTTCATTTAATAACAAAAACACTAATACTTTTAATTTCCGTAAAAGGATTCTGTACCCTTGGTATTATGCGTTCCAAAATTGGACTGTTGTTTATGGTGAATTGGCAGAAAATAATGTTGAAAACATTACAGAAGTTAAAATTTCTTTCAAACAGCACTTTTTAATAATATTAATAATAATTACTCATCTTATTCTAGGACTGGGACTTATTCTCGGACTATTCCTAGCGACAAACAATGAACCTATAACTTATATTTTAGCTGGACTAGTTATCGCTTTCGGAATAATTATTTGGATTACGGCAACTAGAAAATTTAAAAACGATTCTGAAAAATATAAAGTGCTAATAACCAAAACATTCGGAATTTAAAAAAATAACGAAAGCACAATTCCGTGAATAATTAATTGTTAGGTCACTGCCGACTTACGAACTTGCTTAGCAAACCATACACGAACAAGTTGTATATAATATTCATATGAAGCGAAGTGATAAAAATATAATGTAAGTTTACATAATAAAATATAATTTATGAATAGGCTCCTAAATCAAAGGGCATAAAAATCTAAATTATCTTGCTTCATACATTACAAATTTAAAAAATACCATTATGAAATACTTTAAAATCATTACATTATTGTTCAGTTCAGTCATTTTTTTCTATGCCTGTAATGACAACACTAAAGCATCAAAACAAGAATCCTTAAAACCATTAGAAGTTATAGATTCGACTAAACCATTAAATGCAGCAACTCCAAACCCGACTACTCTTGAACCCTCTCAAAATGCAGGAGGAGTCTGGCACTATACCTGTAGCAAAGGTTGTTCTGGAGGTGCTGGATCTGCTGTTAATTGTGATAATTGTGGAAGTCTCTTAGCACATAATACTAGTTATCACGCCAAGGCTAATAGTACACCAACTTCTACTGCTCCTTATGCTAATCCTCCTGCTGCTACTCCTGCTGCCGAACCTAGTCAAAATAAAGCTGGAGTGTGGCATTATACCTGTGGAAGAGGATGTGTTGGAGGATCTGGTGCTTCTGGCGCTTGTGGCACTTGTGGTGATGCCTTAGCTCATAACACAGCTTATCATCAGTAAGATGTAAGGTGTTGTGGTGTTGTGATTTACAAGGTACGTGTTGGTGAAATGGGTTTTTTAAAGCAAAAACGTAAACACAACAAAGTGTATAATTAATAGCTCGTTCTGTGTATACATGGAAAATCCTGCGGATTACCCTTTGGTTCGTTTTCTTTTATAATTTAGTTCTTGTCAACGCAACACACGAGCGAAGTGAACTGGCGCATCAAACCATACTCCATCAATATATATGCAATTTGAATGAATCGTAAATACAGAAATGAAAATTGACTGGAAAAATATAATTCTATTTGTTTTAATTGCTTTTGGAATATCCTATCCAGTTCAGCAGGGTTATTTAACCGACTTTTTTCTATCATTTACAAAAAATTCTTTTATCTCTGAATCAGAATATCTTCTGGCTGGATTTAGTACTTTAATTGCAGCAATAGTAGTATTGACATTTCATCAAAACCTATCAAAAAGAATAACCATTTTAGGAGATGACAAAATTAAAAACGCACTCATTTTAGTCCTGCCTATTATTGCTTTTTCCATAAGTGGCTTAAACAACAACTTTGGAATGAACGAATCGTTTTATGGATTTGCTTTTGCTTTGATTAATACAATATATGCTTTTACAGAAGAATTTGGTTGGAGAAGATATTTACAAAATGCACTTGAAGGCTTAAATAAAAATTTAAAATACATTTTTATTGGTGTTATTTGGTGGATTTGGCATTTAAGATTTGAGACGCAATTTGATATTTTTATCTTTCCTTTGATATGTATCTGTGGTGGATTTCTTTTAGGAAAACTAGCGGATGATACTGGGTCAATTTTGCCAGTGACAGCTATGCACACCTTAATAATTTTGACTACAAATTCAGGGATTTTTGGAATTAATGAAATAATGGGAATTGGGATCGTGATATTGGGATGGATATTAATTGAACTGTTATGGAAAAGAAAAAAAGCACATAATACCGTGCATAACTAACTGCTCTAGCTGGTTTAGATGGTTTAGCTGGTTTGACTGGTTTGACTGGTTTGACTGGTTTAGCTGGTCAAATACAAGAAAAAATTCTCACATAAATTTTACTATCTTTAAAACTCGGAAAAATAGCCTGGCTCTACCTCGCTCCTTTTTCCTTCCGTTTTTTAGCCGAAAACGGCTCAGCCAACCCGAAGTAGCCAAGGCAGATAAAAATGGTAACTAACCATGCACAAATACGTTGTGCAACATTTAAAACAAAATAGTAGCTAGCTAAAATCATATTTGATAAAAAACATTTTTAAATCTCAATAGTATATTACTAACTAAAAAACTCTTTAATGAAAAAATTAAATTTTCTCGTATTTGCATTCTTATTGGTCGGATTGCAATTTATTCAAGCTCAGAAAACAAAAAAAGAAGACAAACAACCTCTTGATAAAGTCAATATCGATGGACTTAAATGGCGAAGTATAGGACCTTCTTTAACTTCTGGTAGAATTTCAGATATTGCAGTAAATCCTAATAATCCATTTGAATATTACGTAGCATCATCTGCTGGAGGAGTATGGAAGACTATCAATTCTGGCGTAGATTATGTTCCAATTTTTGATAATGAAGGCTCCTACTCTATTGGTTGTATTACCATAGACCCAAACAATTCTAATGTCATTTGGGTTGGTACTGGAGAAAACAACAATCAACGTTCTGTGTCATATGGAGATGGTATTTATAAATCCCTTGATGGAGGAAAAACATGGAAAAATATGGGGTTAAAAACATCAGAACATATTGGAAGGATAATTGTCCATCCTGAAAATTCTGATGTAATTTATGTTGCTGCTATAGGACCTTTATGGAGCAAAGGAGGAGAAAGAGGTTTATATAAAACTAGTGATGGTGGAAAAACATGGGAAGCTATTCTTACAGTAGATGAACATACTGGTGTTAATGATGTGCAAATGGATCCTAGAAATCCTAATGTTTTATATGCGTCTACATTTCAACGTAGAAGACATGTTTTTACTTATGTTGGAGGTGGACCAGGTTCTGGAATGCACAAAAGTACAGATGGTGGAAACACATGGACAGAAATTAATTCTGGATTACCAAAAACTGAATTGGGACGAATTGGATTAGCCATTTCTCCTGCAAATCCAGAAATTATTTACGCTATTGTTGAAGCAGCAGAGGGCAAAGGTGGATTTTATGCGTCTACAAATAGAGGTGCAAGTTGGGAAAGAAGAGGAGATCATAAAACAAGTGGGAATTACTATCAAGAAATTATTGCAGATCCAATTGATGAAAACACCATCTATTCAATGGACACATGGATGTCTGCGAGTCACGATGGCGGAAAAACATTCAATAAAGTAGGTGAAGTCACTAAACATGTAGACAATCACTGTATGTGGATAGACCCAAACAATAATAAACATTGGCTAGTTGGTTGTGATGGAGGTATGTATGAAACATTTGATGCTGCCAAAACATGGGATTTTAAAGAAAATATTCCAGTTACCCAATTTTATAAAGTGGCTGTTGATAATGATTATCCGTTTTATAATGTATATGGTGGCACTCAGGATAATTTTAGTATAGGTGGTCCCTCTAGAGTACTCACAGGACACGGAATTACTAATTTTGATTGGTTTATTACGAATGGTGGTGATGGATTTGAATCTCAAATTGATCCAGACAATCCTAATATTGTATACGCTCAATCTCAATATGGTTTTTTAGTCCGCTACGATAAAAAAAGTGGCGAAATTATGGGTATCCAACCTAGTGAACGAGAGAATGAAAATAGCTACCGTTTTAATTGGGATTCACCTTTGGCTGTAAGTAAGCATGCTTCTGGACGATTATATTTTGCAGCTAATAAAGTATTTCGTTCTAACGATTATGGCAATAGTTGGGATGTTATTAGTGATGATTTGACACAACAAATTGACAGGAATAAACTAAAGGTTTTTGATCGTGTAGTGAGCATTGATGCAGTAGCAAAAAACGGCTCGACATCACTATATGGAAGTATCGTAGCATTATCTGAATCGCCTATTGACGAAAACCTCATTGCTATTGGTACCGATGATGGTTTGATTCAAATTACCGAAAACGGAGGAACAACTTGGCGCGCAGTCGATAACATATCTGGCGCACCAAATCAATCCTATGTCAACAGTGTATACCTCTCTAAGCATGACGTCAATGTGATGTATGTGGCATTTAATCATCATAAATATGGTGACTTTAAACCCTATATATTTAAATCGAACGATAAAGGAAAAACATGGAATTCTATTAGTACTAATTTACCAAAAAAAGGAAGTATCTACGCTATTGAAGAAGATCATATAGATAAAAATTTGATATTCTGTGGTACCGAGTATGGCGCATTTTTCTCACCCAATAGTGGACAACGATGGAAAGAATTGAGTTCAGGGTTGCCAACCATAGCTGTTAGAGATATTGCTATTCAGGAAAGAGAAAATGATTTGGTACTTGGTACTTTTGGCAGAGGCTTCTATGTAATGGATGATTATTCTGCACTGAGAACTATTGAAAACACCACACCCACTGAAGTAGCAAAAATATATCCAATTCGTAAAGCGTTATCATGGGAAAGAAGTCTTCCATTAGGTTTGCCTGGAAAAGCTTTTCAAGGCGATAATTTTTACACAGCTCCAAATCTTGGTCCTGAAGCTATGATTACCTATTACTACAATGATACTTATACATCTTTAAAGGAAAACCGCACAAAAAAAGAAAAAGAGCTTATTGAAAATAGAAAAGATGCCGTTTATCCAGATTATGATGCTTTAAAAGCTGAAACAGAAGAAGAAGAACCATCATTAGTATTTACAATTAAAAATAGTGAAGGACAGGTCGTTAAAAAAGAGTTTAAAAAACCAAAAGAGGGATTACAGCGCTTTCATTGGGATTTAAGATATACACTTCAAAATCCAATAGATTTGAGTAAGTCTTCCTTCTATAATCCTTGGGAAGCTTTAGATGAAGGGACTTTGGTACAACCTGGAACATATACTATAGAAATGGATATGTATAATGATGGCGAAATAAGTACGTTAGTAAGTCCAGTTTCATTTGATGTTATTGGATTGGAAAACACGGTAATGCCAGCTGCAAATAGAGCAGCCAAAGTAGCTTTTCAAAAACAAGTGTCACAACTTGAAGCCGATTTAAAAACTTGCCAAAAAATTATAGGCGAAACCAATACAAAACTAAAATATATCAAATTAGCAATCAAACGATCTGAACTACCTTATGGAGAACTTTCAAAAGCTGTTTTAGACATTGAAAACAAACTTAAGGTCATTAATCTATCGCTTTATGGAGATCCCGTAAAAAACAGATTAGATCTAAGACAACCTAAAAGTCCCGCAGCGCGCATTGGAAGCATAAGCTACGAACAGAAATATTCAACCTCTGCGCCTACACAAACCCACAAAGACAGCTACACTATTGCTAAAACTGAAATTATAGCACTAAAGGAAAAAGCAGAAGCTATTTTTAATTTAGATGTAAAACAATTAGAAGACAAACTTATTAAATCTGGAGCACCGTACACACCTGGACGTGGATATAAAAATTAAAATAAAATTGCAATTAAATAAACGTTACACAACAAAGTGTATAGCCAATTGCTTGTTCTGTGTGTACTCGGAAAATCCTACAACCTAAGCCCGCCTACTTCACCCAAGTAGTTTGGCCACAAAGGCTGAAAAGCTTCGGTTTTCGTGGCTTTTTTTCCCATTGCCTGTTGTTTTTAACTAATTAGTACCTAGTCAAAGTAACTCGCCTTAGGAGAATAGGTTGTAGCACATTGCCGAAATCCAACTAATTTATAAATTTCATATCTTTATAATTAACTAATAACCAATTAAATATAAAATCATGAAAACAAAATTGACATTTATAATGATTATGATTTTCGGAATTGTAATTACGAGTTGTAAACAAAAGGAAGAAGAATTGGAAGTTGAAGAAGTGAAAGTAGATTTAATTAATGATGAATTTCCTGAAGCAAAACAAGAATTATTGGCAACCTGGGATACCATTGTGCAAAGCCTTAAGGATGGAGATATGGATAAACTAATTGCTTTTCATGCTTATAGTCCGAAGTTTACTGAATTTAAAAATGGAGCACCTCGAAATGGAAGCGAAGCTAATGAAGAATTTGAACGCAATACTTTTGGTGCTGTAACTGAAGTTGTGAAATTCGACACTAAGGATATGTTGGTTGCCGTTTATGGTGATGTCGCCAATGTAACCTTTCATTCAGATTTTCATCTCAAATTTGGTGAAGATCTTGTTGTTGTAAACGACCAAATTTCATTGTTATTCGTAAAGACCGATAAAGGATGGAAAATCGTGAGCGAACATCATTCCCCTCTAAAAAAAGAAGAAAGTTAAAAACGTACTACAATAATGCATATAAAAATTAGCTCATAAAACGCAGGCCATTTCAGCTTGCGTTTTTTTTAATACATTTATACCCACCGACAAGTGAACGAATAAAACTCCCTACTTTTCTTACAAGAAGTTGTTGGCAACAACCTAAAAAAACAGATGGACAAGAAATCAAAAACGCAAAAATTAAGGCTGTCATTATATGCAATATTTACTTTGGCTTCGCTTATAATCATAGTTGATTTTGTTTTGCCAGGAAGAATAATAAATGATGAAATCATCCAAATACAAAGGGAGTTACAGCAATATTACAATGCCGCAAGCAACTACCATTATTCGTATAAAGTCATCACCAATCAACATGAATTTTTAATAACAGAAGATTTTGCCGAACTAGAACTCTTAAATGAAAAAATCGAATATTCAGTTTCTCGAATATTTAAAGAAGTAAATTGGTATCAATTGCTTTCATCTGAAAATAAGACTTTTTTTTCTTTAAGAATTGTATCAGGACTCGCTCTTCCATTACTGACAATTATTTCGATTTTTGTGGCTTTTCGATATAAAAAGGAAATAGGCACATTCGTTTTTATTCTTCAGATACTATTGATAGCAGATCTGATATTTTTAATGACATAAATAAAGGCAGGTGCCAATAAAGTGGATAATTAATTGCTTAGCTGGTAAAGTCAAGTAAAAGGTCTTATATTTATTTAAAATTATAAAAACTTGGAACATTGAGACATAACTTCCCTACTGCCAACTTTATATTTGGCATCCTTCCCAAGTTTGACTTATGTGGCAAAAGGTAATAAACCTAGAGCAAGACCTAAAGCGCAACTAGCTATAATACAAATACATTATGCTTCGTGCGATTTCAGATTATTAAAAGGCAGCTCTTTGATTAACAAGGGTGTTGAAAACAGAAAATATAAATCTAAAATATATAAAAATGAAAAAAGGTTCAATTAAAGTAAGTGTAATTTATCCTAACTCAGAAGGCAAAAAGTTTGACATGGACTATTATTGCCATAAACATGTTCCAATGGTTGGCAGTCTATTAGGTGATGCACTTAAAGCAGCAACAGTCGAAATGGGTATTGGTGGCGGTGCCCCAGGATCGTCAGCGCCTTATGCTGGAATGGGTAATATGTATTTTAATTCTGTTGAAGAATTTGAAAATGCCTTTGGCCCTAATGCTCATGAAATAATGGGAGATTTACCCAACTTTACTGATATTGAACCAATAATACAAGTAAGTGAAGTTATGATTTAACAGAAATAAAGATGATAAAAGGACGTTTTGAAGCAGAAAGCCCCCCCTTTATTCCGGATTTAAGATATTTTACCTTTGAATGTGACCGGGAATAGATTTTGAATGAATCTGTTGATTTTCTTAAATCCAATGACTTACATTTTTGGAACTTTTTTAGTGACGAGTCTTAACGACCAATGGTATTTGCCAATATTTCTGCAATAGCAATTTACTTTTCAAATCCTGACGGACATTCTTTAGAATTTATTATAAAACTTCCCCGAAAATATCGTTTTGAAAAAGGCCGTTTAGTCATTTCATATGAAGCTTGGTTGGAATTAGAAAAAAATGAAAAACAACCCCATGCAACAAGGTGTGAAATTAATTACTTGTTTCGCTTGTACATTGTATCTCGAATACAGGAATCCTCTAGTTCTTTATTTTATTAATTTAGACCTAACTAACGCGGCAATATCTTAAGCAAACACCTTAGCTATAATTTGAGAAAAATGAAAATATCTGTAATAAGTATATTAATAATTGGAATCGCAATCTTTATTGCTGCAAGGGAAAAGGATAATCCATTGTATCAGTTTATTAACACTGAAAAGGATTCAAAAATTACTGCAAAGGAATTTGTAAATAAAATAGATGCTTTGGGTTATTTTAAATACACAGAAACAAAGAATTTAAACGCCTTAAAACAAAATCATTTGGAGAGTTTTAGCCAAGGTGGATCTTGGGGTGGAATTTGGGATGAAGAAACCAATTTACCACTTGATAATCGTTATTACATCTGTGATGGAGAATCTGTATATGAGCAAGACGGATTTACTGAAATGTTAGATGAAATGAAATCGACATTAGAGAAAATTGGATTTACATTACATATTGATGACCACTTTGAAGAATGGGATAATCAAAATGAATGGCTAAATCATAGAATTACTATAAATGGTAATGAGTATGTTATTTTCAAAAACTTTAAAGGATATGGCTGGGGTGAAGCGGTTCAAAGATTGGCAGAAATACTAAACTCAGAATTTAAAAAACAGAATATTGCAGAAAGAGTATATTTAATAAACGGTGGAAATGACGGTTCATTAATATTCTTAGATGATGATTTATATCATTATTTCTATAACGTTTTTACAGACCCTCAATGGAAACCACTTGAAGTTAATGAATGGATGGAAGTAATGGGTGTTAAGCCCATGAAGTTAGATTAGCAAACTATAGCTGATAAAGTCAATCATTAATTGCTCAAGAGTACTTAATGATTATCACATATGTTTTGCCTTTCCTCAGCACTCTCCTTTTTACTATCTTAGTGCTCACAGCAAGTAACATGTTATAGCTAT is part of the Formosa sp. Hel1_31_208 genome and harbors:
- a CDS encoding M1 family metallopeptidase, yielding MKKTTFIILCLQLSIFTLFGQNVTGKWYEIENPNASLEITINKNNDVFSGSFTWEWKNWISTVNAPLDNLIFKNDSLLFELTHGNFKTNFKLQKNNEKYTYNGFFYVDGRQIGPVTLSCSPIKRDMTTSPIVEKTYTRQDTLRGKITPERAWWNLTHYDLKIELDIENKYIKGSNIITYTVLEPKKSMQIDLQEPLKITKVIQAGKLLTFAREGNAYFIQLKENQIKGSSQEIEVFYEGKPKEAPRAPWDGGFSWEKDANGKPLVFTSCQGNGASLWWPNKDHMYDEPDNGMTISVTVPEELMAVANGKLTTTKKMDNGTTKYQWTVVNPINSYGVALNVADYAHFSDPYKGIKGTLECEYYVLPEHLEKAKIQFKQAHLMLEAFEYWFGPYPFYEDSYKIVDGVGMEHQSSVGYSGEYIDGNRGRDMSGSGWGLKFDYLIIHESGHEWFANNITYKDMADMWVHEGFTTYSEALYVEYHYGRKAGAEYIKGLSKRIANDIPIIGDYDVNDMDYTGDIYIKGATVLHTLRQVINNDEKWRSILTGLNSVFYHKTVTTADIENYISKQSDLDLSTFFEQYLRTTDIPTLEYFFEGNKFVYRWINAVPGFNMPLKVKLNDKKQWIKPTTNWTHEFTQENNKELIIDSNFYVAEFKNMTNK
- a CDS encoding DUF423 domain-containing protein, whose translation is MAKNMNSWNFKLKKRPKEVIEELASELNSIGGFSFNNKNTNTFNFRKRILYPWYYAFQNWTVVYGELAENNVENITEVKISFKQHFLIILIIITHLILGLGLILGLFLATNNEPITYILAGLVIAFGIIIWITATRKFKNDSEKYKVLITKTFGI
- a CDS encoding CPBP family intramembrane glutamic endopeptidase — its product is MKIDWKNIILFVLIAFGISYPVQQGYLTDFFLSFTKNSFISESEYLLAGFSTLIAAIVVLTFHQNLSKRITILGDDKIKNALILVLPIIAFSISGLNNNFGMNESFYGFAFALINTIYAFTEEFGWRRYLQNALEGLNKNLKYIFIGVIWWIWHLRFETQFDIFIFPLICICGGFLLGKLADDTGSILPVTAMHTLIILTTNSGIFGINEIMGIGIVILGWILIELLWKRKKAHNTVHN
- a CDS encoding exo-alpha-sialidase; this translates as MKKLNFLVFAFLLVGLQFIQAQKTKKEDKQPLDKVNIDGLKWRSIGPSLTSGRISDIAVNPNNPFEYYVASSAGGVWKTINSGVDYVPIFDNEGSYSIGCITIDPNNSNVIWVGTGENNNQRSVSYGDGIYKSLDGGKTWKNMGLKTSEHIGRIIVHPENSDVIYVAAIGPLWSKGGERGLYKTSDGGKTWEAILTVDEHTGVNDVQMDPRNPNVLYASTFQRRRHVFTYVGGGPGSGMHKSTDGGNTWTEINSGLPKTELGRIGLAISPANPEIIYAIVEAAEGKGGFYASTNRGASWERRGDHKTSGNYYQEIIADPIDENTIYSMDTWMSASHDGGKTFNKVGEVTKHVDNHCMWIDPNNNKHWLVGCDGGMYETFDAAKTWDFKENIPVTQFYKVAVDNDYPFYNVYGGTQDNFSIGGPSRVLTGHGITNFDWFITNGGDGFESQIDPDNPNIVYAQSQYGFLVRYDKKSGEIMGIQPSERENENSYRFNWDSPLAVSKHASGRLYFAANKVFRSNDYGNSWDVISDDLTQQIDRNKLKVFDRVVSIDAVAKNGSTSLYGSIVALSESPIDENLIAIGTDDGLIQITENGGTTWRAVDNISGAPNQSYVNSVYLSKHDVNVMYVAFNHHKYGDFKPYIFKSNDKGKTWNSISTNLPKKGSIYAIEEDHIDKNLIFCGTEYGAFFSPNSGQRWKELSSGLPTIAVRDIAIQERENDLVLGTFGRGFYVMDDYSALRTIENTTPTEVAKIYPIRKALSWERSLPLGLPGKAFQGDNFYTAPNLGPEAMITYYYNDTYTSLKENRTKKEKELIENRKDAVYPDYDALKAETEEEEPSLVFTIKNSEGQVVKKEFKKPKEGLQRFHWDLRYTLQNPIDLSKSSFYNPWEALDEGTLVQPGTYTIEMDMYNDGEISTLVSPVSFDVIGLENTVMPAANRAAKVAFQKQVSQLEADLKTCQKIIGETNTKLKYIKLAIKRSELPYGELSKAVLDIENKLKVINLSLYGDPVKNRLDLRQPKSPAARIGSISYEQKYSTSAPTQTHKDSYTIAKTEIIALKEKAEAIFNLDVKQLEDKLIKSGAPYTPGRGYKN
- a CDS encoding nuclear transport factor 2 family protein, with amino-acid sequence MKTKLTFIMIMIFGIVITSCKQKEEELEVEEVKVDLINDEFPEAKQELLATWDTIVQSLKDGDMDKLIAFHAYSPKFTEFKNGAPRNGSEANEEFERNTFGAVTEVVKFDTKDMLVAVYGDVANVTFHSDFHLKFGEDLVVVNDQISLLFVKTDKGWKIVSEHHSPLKKEES
- a CDS encoding EthD family reductase, which translates into the protein MKKGSIKVSVIYPNSEGKKFDMDYYCHKHVPMVGSLLGDALKAATVEMGIGGGAPGSSAPYAGMGNMYFNSVEEFENAFGPNAHEIMGDLPNFTDIEPIIQVSEVMI